The following nucleotide sequence is from Anaerococcus sp. Marseille-Q7828.
AGTAGGTTTTTATGGTTAGAATTTATATAGTTGAAGATGACGAAGTTATATTAAAGTCTTTGGGGAAATTTTTGAAATCATGGTCTTATGAAGTATTTTCACCAGATGACTTTTCTTCTGTGTACGAAAATTTCCTTGAAATCAATCCGGACTTGGTCTTACTTGATGTGTCCCTGCCATTTTTTAATGGATATTATTGGTGTGAGAAAATCAGGTCTTCATCAAATGTGCCAATAATTTTCATTTCTTCTGCAGATGAAAATCTAAACAAGATTATGGCTATAAATATGGGGGCTGATGATTACATTACCAAGCCCTTTGACTTGGACTTGCTCCTTGCAAAGATAAAAGCAGTTTTGAGACGCTCCTACCAATACAGCGAAACTG
It contains:
- a CDS encoding response regulator transcription factor; this encodes MVRIYIVEDDEVILKSLGKFLKSWSYEVFSPDDFSSVYENFLEINPDLVLLDVSLPFFNGYYWCEKIRSSSNVPIIFISSADENLNKIMAINMGADDYITKPFDLDLLLAKIKAVLRRSYQYSETVSKLSYKDIEIDRNRMVLTFAGKDLSLSKNEYLILEMMFEYPEKVYKREEIMDKIWQTDEFIDDNTLTVNIMRLRKKLEDIGLSDLIKTKKKVGYYIERDV